The following proteins are co-located in the Gossypium hirsutum isolate 1008001.06 chromosome A02, Gossypium_hirsutum_v2.1, whole genome shotgun sequence genome:
- the LOC121211116 gene encoding rho GTPase-activating protein REN1, whose product MSPDYNYHHPCHDGLFLGSYYHQSPVHYYKSEQNDKNVDKVECENEKKQEPSSANKQNNRMHAVETISREPLASSNGEKSATKGEDKNADKLECDNEKKQEPYLENKQDANHMHATETVARKPLASSSAKKSCTEGEVANSTNSALTKLTARLNFMRERQSQIAKEMLGSVKAKVQFNLF is encoded by the exons ATGTCTCCTGACTACAACTATCACCACCCTTGTCACGACGGTTTGTTCCTTGGGTCTTATTACCACCAATCACCAGTGCACTATTATAAGTCTGAACAGAAT GACAAAAATGTGGACAAAGTAGAGTGCGAGAATGAGAAGAAGCAAGAACCGTCTTCGGCAAATAAACAGAACAACCGTATGCATGCAGTAGAGACAATTTCAAGGGAGCCCCTTGCTTCTAGTAACGGAGAGAAATCTGCTACGAAGGGTGAG GATAAAAATGCAGACAAATTAGAGTGTGATAATGAGAAGAAGCAAGAACCATATTTGGAAAATAAACAGGACGCCAATCATATGCACGCAACAGAGACAGTTGCAAGGAAGCCCCTTGCTTCAAGTAGTGCGAAGAAGTCTTGTACGGAGGGTGAG GTAGCGAATTCCACAAATTCGGCACTGACAAAGCTGACAGCACGGCTCAATTTTATGAGAGAGAGACAAAGCCAGATTGCAAAGGAAATGCTAGGTTCAGTGAAGGCCAAGGTTCAATTCAATCTGTTCTAA